The genome window cctccattgtgattgggaactaatgtgatcagagctgcgttctctggaatcctctcaagcggtggacttctacgttccgagtggttgctgcccaaccgcgtcatagatcattaccataaagttgccctgatttcaactctcctcgacgctctcaacggccaagtcgcgccgcgccactcctcgccgctgctcgacgccggctcacattgaaaatgaatgacttccggccactttgacgctctcgacgctggcggtgtgaacgcacagttagggccgttcacatatcgcgcctaaaaacgcgtggaaaacgctaagcgcgtctttctcctcctttccaaagcgctcgggcagaagcgatcatgaggcgtctgtctttgctaagcaacaatgacgtgctctctccatgagacgcggaaatttcagcgaaggataaatggatttgcagctctaaaaatcgcttgcagtagctctgctactaaatttatttcaaaattgcaatccatatacaactatgatcagctgttccttcatcttggctgagctctcaacgttgttacgggaaaggatgaagctgattggttagttcttgtcacatgacccgcggtgcgcttgcggcattctgaaaagttgagatgtttttacattttgctgtatctaaaacgtatcgaaccgaaccgtgacatcagtgtatcgtatcgaaccgaaccgtgaattttgtgaaccgttacacccctaatatatatatatatatatatacacaccttatttttatttgttttttttatatatatatatatatatatatatatatatatatatatatatatatatatatatatatatatatatatatatatatatacacaccttattttccagactataagtcacactttttcatagtttggctggtcctgcaacttatagtcaggtgcaacttatttatcaaaattaatttgacatgaaccaatagaaaacattaccgtctccagccgccagagggcgctctatgctgctcagttctcctgtagtctacactgaacacatagagcgccctctagcggctggagacggtaatgtgaactcttggttcttgccaataaatgcgacttatagtctgaaaaatatggtgtgtgtgtgtatacatatatatgttttttttcctgattgATTAATCTCTGTATGTGTTGTGTATGATGTGCAGGTGGATCGGTCCGGAGTGCCGTGGGATTTCTTCATCAGCTCTCAGCTCCGGTCTCGATGGTGTGGTGATGAAGCGGACGCTGATGTCCAGATCTGCTGTCATGTGTTTGAGGACGGCTGCTTGACTCTCTGGAGGATTCCTCACGGAGACACGCTTCAGGTTCGTCTCGCTCAGACTCTCCTGATcctctgcatgtgtgtgtcctCACAGACTCGTCTGTCTTCATCTCTCCTCGTGTAGGATCTCCTGACCGAGCCCAGAGCTGGAGCAGATGTTTCTCTGCTGGTCGTTCTGCTGCTGGAGCTTGTGAAACGCTTTCATTGCTGTCGAGTGGTTCACGAGGCCTGAAGCCAGACTCGCTCTACTTTTACCTGAGGTAGGTGAATAAAGCACATGCACACGCAGGAATGTGCTGCTGGTTTTAACCTGATCttcctgtgtttgtgtctgcagcgGCATCACAGCACTAGATTTCTCAAACTCGGTGGATCTGCAGCTCCAGACTGACGTCACAACAGCACGAGATCTTCCTTCGGCTCAGAAATACATCCAGCAGGGTCTCCTGTCGCCTTCTGCGTCGCCCTATCAGGTGCATGCATCCCCCGTTTCTTCCCTCACATAATGATCATTAAATGCagtgtctacttttaaggtttctAATGTTTTTGGAGAACAAAATGTTTGGATTTGGTTGCAATAATGTCATTTAAtgtaacacaacatttatgtaaaaaGTCTAACAACCTGCATATTCTGATGTGTGCATATTGAAATGTATAAAAGAATAAGAGAGCATgttaaattttattgtgttttaaatgaggAGAAAAGTCTAGgattgtggcaaaaaaaaaaaaatcatgaaaaattacAACTAATTAGTATTTGAAGTgaaagtaattaatttttttgtcatagatttttgttgtaaatatgtaagactgtattaactaatgttaacaagcacacattttgattttaataattagtaaatgttgaaattaacatgaactaagataatataattattaactaTGTAATTTTATctctaaatattttgtttttattactgtatttatgtaattttatttgtttgatttgtatttattacagtttctatatatttgtattacacttaaatatttatattttttatttattcatatttgtatacatttatatgatttgtttgtgtatttattttaattttaaaatttatatttgtttttatttatgccgtttaatttttttatctcatttttgttttgttttcttttattttcattcattttatttgtatctattttcatttaatttttaaatgattatttttatattcagtctCAGTGTTTCATGCTGAATGTTCAGTTTAATTGAAATGTGTTGTGAACCCTGCCTCACGGTGGATTTAAAATGCAGTAGAGAGTAATCTTAAGAAAATCATTAAATGCAAGGAAAGTCATGTGATTGTTGCGCTTCATATCTGTGTTTTTGCGTCAGCTGGATCTGATCGGTGTTGCAGAAGTCGTGCACATGCTGCTGTTCAATCGCCCGATGAACGTGAAGCAGGAAAACTCGGCCTGGAGTTTAGATGAAGGATCTGGATCTGAGCACAGGTACAAACAGCATCTGATATCATTATACAGAAAAACTGATGCAAGAAAACACAGAATTATATCTATTTTTCAAAGGTTtgacaaataacattttcatgagAATAAACCACTTTTTGTGTGATAAttgtaccttttttattattattttttaagtatgtgCAGACCTTTTATAATATTTGTTGCTGTCTTTAGCTTATGCAAATTgtcacatttttgtaaatttaataatGTGGATTTtagcacaaatgcatttgatttctcttgaaaatactttaaaaaaaatattttttttttattaaatgggtgtatttctatttatttcttttgtagtagttttaaaatgaaaacaacagtaatagatattataaatatatcttttgCATCTCAAAATATCAGGTGATTTTGGGGGTGAGATGTGTCATTGTTGTGAGTTTATCATGTATGCAGGTGAAGTATTTGATCTAGTGATGGTCTTGTTTTTCCAGCGTTCCCGTCGAGTCTTTATGGAAAGACTTCTTCCACATGATTTTGAATCCAGGACTAAAGTCTTCAGAGCTGGTTTTGTCTGAGCTCATCAGTATTGTGAGGAACAGCTTATGAAGATATTgtgatgtgtaaaataataacagcagCAGTGCATATGAATGGTTggatataaaattaatgttttacattgctttttgtacacatttaataaacaattctTGCAATGTAATCTtggttgttttttaaaataataatagaaatgaagAAAATCTCAATTTAATCTCATTAAAGTTACAGTCATCTAATAGATGATAGTTATTAATGACTAATGAGAGGATGTTGCGTGTAATAAAGTGTGACACTATACAATAACAacagtttttgattaaaaaaagctgcttaatgcataaataaaatagtaaacatgatttaaaatacatttccttctattaagaaaatagtcaaatattatttacaaaataacttaaacttaattcaaataaacataataaaaccttCCACTAGATGGTGTCATGAAACCTAAGTTGTTGTtattccacttatttttatttacttattataaattatttgacctctttgaatccccattatttatttaatgttgctctggaaacctgaaaatctaaatactaatCATCCTAATTCAACACATTCAGCTATTTGACAATTAATTGCAAGAATCACCCTTAAagcagtaattattaataattatttattatttattattaaattaattcacactCTCTTTTCATGATTGCACTTCACAACAACAGCTTGttaatttacatgaattaaatctaaaaatagcaGTGAGCATCATGTGCTATAAAatacaacagtaacaataaaacccacagaagaggtgggagttcaaaggaggaatctttatattaccaaactgcagggagaggaagagtagatataagtcatgatctgcaagattaatcacaatctgatgtgatcccaccacctcagagaaaaccagtggagaactaagccaatagtagcgctggTGTGTTATTTGgtgtcagttcgagagttcgtagcgggttcgcgaatcatttgaatcagttcggggatcgcgaatcatatgagtcagttcggggatcgcgaatcatttgagtcagtatgtgagttcgtagcgggttcgcgaatcatttgagtcagttcggggatcgcgaatcatttgagtcagaatgggagttcggagcatagacatatataggtagacgccccatcgaacgctactgcctattggcacgaacgagccgtggagccgccatcttggaccggtcgccagctccactcagtgtaacttgtttgccaggtgCAATGAGCTGTCAGCGCATTTAATTAATCATATCTCACTGAATACCTGATTTTGACGCGGGGTTTTTTTCTGCAAAGGTCATTCATGCAGCTATGATACAGGACACATGGTTCAtcgtattttaatattcataataggcaTACAGTTACatattatattctgatataatatataagtgaccAGACGCCCAAAATTTTAATATGTGAGGTaggatatttataaatcacacactataaatatgataaagaagcagaaacagatagttgcagtaaaataagatattttaataagttgaagaaacaacttattattataatttgtgacatatacactctctgtctcacacacacacacacacacacacactctctcgctctctctctatctctctctctctcacacacacacacacacactctctctctcttttctctctctctcatacactcaAACACACTAAAATCCCTGAAAGAGGACTGTTTTGCAGAGCTTCTTTCTCGTGCTCCCTTTCTGTAGTTCAAGAGAGGAGAGTTTGTCAACATGGTGGAGCCTAATctttagaaacacagacacaacCAATGACAACATATCAGACTGATGCTTGTCAATGCCAAACTGGGTCTCCTCAATGTGCTCCCCCAGGAAGGAAAACATCATCTGTCCCAATCTCCTCCCGCACAATGTGTGACTGTTGACACCTGAGGAGCTTGTATTGCTGAAGCTTGGCAGATCACcttctctgcagctctcagcaccttataataataataataaaaataatacatatttatatggcGCTTTACACAGTACGTTACTCAAATACACTTTACAGAACAGAGAAAATATGAACAAAGCAACCTTAATATACATTACTTCCTGAAATCTGTCGAACAATGTATTAACTTCAGATTGGTTTGTGTTGGTAATAGGCACTAAACGTTACCTTACGCTAAAAGTAAGTTTTCGTGCATTTAACAAGTGCTTTTTCGAACTTCTTTCTGATCTGAATAGTAAGTTATGTGAGAAACACTTGAGTTGGGATACATAGTCTAACTAATGTTAGCTAGCTACGATTTCAGTACAGTACTATAAAAGATCCTTGCTCCTTCTCAATTCTCTGGATTTAAGGACAAACTACAACCAATAGTACaatagtaatgttaaatcttacttgtgaaaagtaatcccgagccgtacttgcgatggtccgccgattagaacaggaaaatgctgcacagtaactgctgctacgcaacgaaactaggagtacgagcggttcaagatggcggccgcaaaTCTCGTCGCTCAGTGGCCAATAGGGCGTCTGCTTATATGATGTCTATCGTTCGGAGCGTGATAGcgagtcatttgaatcagtttggggttcgcgaatcatagctgtatatggataggcatttttaactaatttagtagctagttctaattatgttttccacgtgtgtttaagtgtgttatgtgaactcgtatttttggttttaatgatgtgccttttaacagtatcaagtatattcaaaaactaaacaaatcgtgcctaaaaagtgcccgcatctaggctaatgtaaagttacatgatgaagtcatactagtgcatGTGGCGCGTGTGCAGTTTGAGTgagttctttcactgcattattcggtgtattcaaatgcatttatgaatgcacgTGAATGATCACAAGATTCAAGATattggggttagaaaatgtatatatttatatcattttatgtagttaatcaatatcacacgaagagtgccatttcagtttttctccaaaaatcagcatgattaaaatgtgatattaagatactacaaacaataatttaattacaattacaaaatgttgcagaataatgtaatatataaatgaataatagcctaaagaacatttgtgccaaaacggttctttcttgtcattatagaacctttttagcataaaaggttctttggagttgagtaaagaaccctttTATTAGTAACGCGATTAACTTTGACAGTAACTATTACTGTAACGCATtaccttttaaataaattaactccgttaccgttaccatatggtgcattgtacattacttttttaaaagtgaattaattttgactgaagtgcagcctaacctgtttgcagcagcgacacattgtaggattggtggatgctaatcactgtaaacacgaagacgcactgtgggcgtgtctccgtttattcaagtgtgtgcggcagtcatggcgagtcaaggcgagagcaacacgagtttctcagagtggaaatatgctcattatttcactttagttgagcataaagacaaaaaccttttagtcaaatgtaagttgtgtctttctggttcgaatgtcctatcctagcccaagaatttccaatccgtgctcagattttgtaaaccgtaccctcggtttttgaatctttacccacgaattcataatctgcgcgcacactttcgcaatccgttcccatggatttgtaaactgtagcctactcacggattcatgcagcaagctgctacgtgttaacatacagttttaatgaatattattatgagtGAGCgtaagtgtcttaagtgattctctgtatgtttttctcatacaggtgaaacattgttgaaaacatgcacctgtctctactgtggagtcaccggctttcagtcagctccttagcatgagaacatagatttcattttttaactgcatttatataatacatacatatatatgtttctcgaaattgattctgaataattcagattgttttcatttatttatttcaaaatgttttgtgttatgttgtccattgttgatagttttcatacttaagctgcgaaaggaacatttttaagggctcaacacaacagcttttatgatgcagaagccactttagtttttgattctgaatatattaatcaggtgttttgttatttatttcagaaatccttgtgatatacaattttcAGTTTGTGCTTGACTTGTCTGACTtcatcaaaatagtgtttaaaaatgactttctgttttactttgtgtttgtatagaccataacgcataaaaatgcagtaatgggaacattaaagaaagttctttaaaaaagtgactaaaagttacttttaacagtagtgcattactttttggtgtaagtaatcaacaaagtaattgagttactttttgaattaagtttgGGATTTccgagcgggttcgcgaatcatttgagtcagtatgggagttcggagcctgatcgcgaatcatttgaatccgttcgagagttcgtagcgggtccgcggatcatttgaatcagttgggggatcgcgaatcatttgagtcagaatgggagttcggagcgggatcgcgaatcatttgagtcagttcggggatcgcgaatcatttgagtcagaatgggagttcggagcgggatcgcgaatcatttgagtcagttcggggatcgcgaatcatttgagtcagttcgggagttcggagcgggatagcgaatcatttgaatcagttttcgcgaatcatagctgtatatggataggcattttaaactaatttagtagctagttctaattatgttttccacgtgtatttaggtgtgatatgtgaactcgtattttttgttttaatgatgtgccttttaacagtatcaagtatattcaaaaactaaacaaatcgtgcctaaaaagggcacgcatctaggctaatgtaaagttacatgatgaagtcatactagtgcgtgtggcgcgtgcgcagtttgagtgcgttctttcactgcattattcggtgtattcaaatgcatttatgaatgcatgtgaatgatcacaagaagagacaagaagagatcacacgaagagtgccatttcagtttttctccaaaaatcagcatgattaaaatgtgatattaagttactacaaacaataatttgaatatattatattatgaatagttttaaaatgaaaacaacagtaatagatattataaatatatcttttgCATCTCAAAATATCAGGTGATTTTGGGGGTGAGATGTGTCATTGTTGTGAGTTTATCATGTATGCAGGTGAAGTATTTGATCTAGTGATGGTCTTGTTTTTCCAGCGTTCCCGTCGAGTCTTTATGGAAAGACTTCTTCCACATGATTTTGAATCCAGGACTAAAGTCTTCAGAGCTGGTTTTGTCTGAGCTCATCAGTATTGTGAGGAACAGCTTATGAAGATATTgtgatgtgtaaaataataacagcagCAGTGCATATGAATGGTTggatttaaaattaatgttttacattgctttttatacacatttaataaacaatttttgcAACATAATCTTGAGTGTTTTCTTaattaataaaagaaatgaagaaaatctCAATTTAATCTCATTAAAGTTACAGCCATCTAATAGATGATAGTTATTAATGACTAATGAGAGGATGTTGCATGTAATACAGTGTGACACTATACAATAACAAcagtttttgattaaaaacaaaagctgcttaatgcataattaaaatagtaaacatcatttaaaatatatttccttctattaagaaaatggtcaaatattatttacaaaataacttaaacttaattcaaataaacataataaaaccttCCACTAGATGGAGTCATGAAATCTAAGTTGTTGTTATTCcacttgttttatttaattattataaattatttgaccTCTTTGAATCCccattgtttatttaatgttgctctggaaacctgaaaatctaaatactaatcatcctaattcaacacattcagctatttgacaattaattgcatgaatcacccttaaagcagtaattattaataattacttattatttattattaaattaattcactcTCTCTTTTCATGATTGCACTTCACAACAACAGCTTGttaatttacatgaattaaatctaaaaatagcaGTGAGCATCATGTGCTATAaaatacaacagtaataataaaacccacagaagaggtgggagttcaaaggaggaatctttatattaccaaactgcagggagaggaagagtagatataagtcatgatctgcaagattaaacCACAAAGGCTGACGCAgaggtatgtataactgcaatataatataattttgagcattattgctattagtattattttataaaattaggtacatgtaatataaaagtacatatggcaatgtttttgcaacagctccaagtctcacgcgcagtgtaggctatacgtcactgtccgaatccgttcacttatttatttgttcactccttcctgatatagtgaactcaacagtcatacactatatagggattagtgaatgagtgaatgagtgagcgatttcagacacGGCATAGGTATGAATGGATTCACCAACCGGAAACGTCACGGTCACGTGTGCAGGGCGCGTCCCAGAGTTCTTTGCTCCGCGCATGCGCGCTGTCCTTTTCTCGTCCAGTAGCGGATCGACTAGCATCATCTAATGTAAGGCCTGCTAATCAAATCACGTATTAGTCTCAGTCGaggtgtttaatgtgttttattgatgGATGAATGGCTGTGATAAGTGTTCCCGTGTTTTACAGACACATCTCAAGCACAAATCCGACAGAATGAAGCGTTAAAGCGCGTTTATCTCCTCCGCGTGCTTCTCTCAGGCGCGCTCACGTGGTTTCCGCACAGATCATTTACTCTTTATTTACTCGTATTAAGCCTGTGCTGTGTTCTGAGAGGCTGCATATATAAACTATCAAATTCTCATTATCTTAAAGCAGCACGTTAGTTTTTTGGTTCGTTGTCAGTGTTGATTCTTATTACAGTAATAAAGTACAGTTTGCATTCATCATGTTGACATAATTGTTACATTGAACATTTTAAACGGTAACAAATAACGTttgaaaatttaatatttaaaagtattacgTTACATTTGAAATCGGTGCATCGAACGTGTAAAATGTGTTTAACATAGGTTTTTGCCTTTAAGttgtttaaaactgaaaacttggttgcattttaagattattttaactgtaaaaaatttttttaactagtttttaactaaaaaaaaaaacagaacaaaacagtattaaaaaaattttGCTTAAGTAACTTAAAAAATTGTTCAACTGTTCTTACCTTTAAaaattgttgattttatttttaaactttttttaactaaCAATTTTGACAATTGTTTTAGCTTAATTTGTTTAGCACTTTAAAAATGCTTTAGTTTTAagttcatattgttttttttttaacatttaggattttagatttgtaacttttttaaaaaaaaatttggtattaacttgaaaacatttgtttaacatttaaaatggttgcttttaactttaaaaatgttgattttaGCTTTAAAATCCGTTCAACATTTGAAATTAACGTTTGAAAAAAACTGTTACTTTTAACTTGAAAGTGTTACAAATAACTTATAAATAGTTACAAATAATGTCAGTTTGTCAGAAGTAAGCGGTTGTGTTAGCTGCAGGGAGGTGTGTGTTCGTGAGAGAGCACtgatctggtgtgtgtgtgtgtgtgtgtatgtgtgtgtgtgtgtgtgtgtgtgcgcagctcATCATGCAGCTGTTCCTGCGCGCTCAGACTCTGCACACGCTCCATGTGTCCGGTGAAGAGAGCGTCCGTGATGTGAAGGTGAGCCGCTCTGCTCTTGGTCTCGCTCTGGCAGGGGTCTCGGCCCGTGAGCaggtctgatgtgtgtgtgtgtgtgtgtgtaggcccgTGTCCAGGCTCTGGAGGGCGTGTCTGTGGACGAGCAGGTTCTTCTTCTGGCTGGAGCTCCTCTGGAGGACGATGTGTCTCTTCTGGACTGTGGTGTGTCCGAGCTCTGCACTCTCGAGCTGACCGTCAGACTCCTGGGAGGTACGTCTGTCTCACTTCATATTCATGCTTTATTCATCTAAACAACACAATGTGAtcaataaattgattttttttttttttgaaatgatatttttttttataaatgtataattaaatataaaaaaaattataatttagtgttgtcaaatgattaatcacatctaaaataaaattgttcatgtgttctgtgcatatttatgtacatataaatatatttttatatttaatataaattgaattaatattaacattttcatgttaatattttcaaaatgaatacTGTTGTGTTGAATTAATACGGTGTgtgtatattaggggtgtaacgatacgcgtattcgtattgaaccgttcggtacgacgctttcggttcggtacgcggtacgcattatgtataccgaacggttcgttggagtatttaattatatttgaaaaaaaaaaaagagagagagagaaatataatgatatgcgttcaacaaggtagcccaataacccaaacaacgtaacaggcaacgcccctgacactcccgaagaagaaaaaaacaccatcttatatgtttatgttaggctactcagcaggcgctcgctcactcagtacacgctgaaggctcgttgcaaaatagccaatgcgtttaacagactagaaatgagaagatcctccaataaccaacaggtctggtgtttgggtgcactttggattccctttaagctataatggtgatggcaagagagtggtggataaaaaaacaacggtatgtcgcatctgcaacatgacagggtacaccagcgggattacaaaaaaaaaaaaaaaaaaaacaccagcgggaatatctgggatatatgcgtcagtactatctgggaaaagacgaaaaaaaggagaaacatgcacgcagcaaactatccctgcatcatttagacactatagcttacagggaatccaacccaaacaccagacctgttggttattttaggatcttatatttctggtctgttaaatgcattcgacattttgcaacgagccttcagcgcgtgctgagtgagcg of Carassius auratus strain Wakin unplaced genomic scaffold, ASM336829v1 scaf_tig00215265, whole genome shotgun sequence contains these proteins:
- the LOC113094161 gene encoding ubiquitin-like protein FUBI, encoding MQLFLRAQTLHTLHVSGEESVRDVKARVQALEGVSVDEQVLLLAGAPLEDDVSLLDCGVSELCTLELTVRLLGGKVHGSLARAGKVRGQTPKVDKQEKKKKKTGRAKRRIQYNRRFVNVVPTFGKKKGPNANS